The following are from one region of the Chloracidobacterium sp. genome:
- a CDS encoding GNAT family N-acetyltransferase has product MNIRIATEEDASALVDFNQAMALETEGKELDRETLSLGVSAVFADKTKGFYVVAEEDGTIIGGLMVTYEWSDWRNGWFWWIQSVFIVPAARGRGIYSDLYDFVKSRADEVGGICGFRLYVERENEHAQAVYEKVGMTASNYLMFEEEA; this is encoded by the coding sequence ATGAACATCAGGATCGCAACTGAGGAAGATGCATCGGCCCTGGTCGATTTTAACCAGGCAATGGCGCTTGAGACCGAAGGGAAAGAGCTTGACCGCGAAACGCTTTCGCTCGGGGTTAGCGCGGTGTTTGCCGACAAAACAAAGGGTTTTTATGTCGTCGCCGAAGAAGATGGAACGATCATCGGCGGCCTTATGGTCACCTACGAATGGAGCGACTGGCGAAACGGCTGGTTTTGGTGGATACAGAGCGTTTTTATCGTGCCGGCGGCGCGTGGTCGGGGAATCTATTCCGACCTTTACGACTTCGTTAAGTCGCGAGCCGACGAGGTCGGCGGCATTTGTGGCTTCAGGCTGTACGTCGAACGCGAGAATGAGCATGCCCAGGCTGTTTACGAAAAGGTCGGCATGACCGCCTCTAATTATTTGATGTTCGAAGAAGAGGCGTAA